In Pseudoxanthobacter soli DSM 19599, a single window of DNA contains:
- a CDS encoding response regulator transcription factor: MIAPQPVRSSSEPVVIVVDDDAALRDALGSLFRSVGLKVELFSSTAEMTAARLPEAPRCLVLDIRLPGVSGLDFQQQLARSGTSMPIVFMTGHGDIPMSVRAMKAGAIDFLTKPFRDQDMLDAVTAAIDLDRRQRETDSAVSGVQSLYESLTAREKEVMGLVTTGLMNKQVAAEIGLSEITVKIHRGNVMRKMGAKSLADLVRMAETLGLGKPRT, translated from the coding sequence ATGATCGCCCCGCAGCCGGTCCGTTCCTCTTCCGAGCCGGTCGTCATCGTCGTCGATGACGATGCCGCCCTTCGTGATGCGCTGGGGAGCCTGTTCCGCTCGGTGGGACTGAAGGTCGAGCTGTTTTCTTCCACCGCGGAAATGACGGCCGCGCGCCTTCCCGAGGCGCCGCGCTGTCTCGTGCTCGATATCCGGCTTCCGGGCGTCAGCGGGCTTGATTTCCAGCAGCAGCTCGCCCGGTCCGGAACCAGCATGCCGATCGTGTTCATGACCGGGCATGGCGACATCCCGATGTCCGTCAGGGCCATGAAGGCGGGAGCGATCGACTTCCTCACCAAGCCGTTCCGCGATCAGGATATGCTCGATGCCGTCACCGCCGCGATCGACCTCGACCGCCGACAGCGGGAAACGGACAGCGCCGTGAGCGGGGTGCAGTCTCTTTATGAGTCGCTCACCGCCCGCGAGAAGGAAGTCATGGGGCTCGTCACCACCGGGCTGATGAACAAACAGGTCGCGGCCGAGATCGGCCTGAGCGAAATCACCGTGAAGATTCATCGCGGCAACGTCATGCGGAAGATGGGCGCGAAGTCCCTCGCCGATCTCGTGCGGATGGCCGAAACGCTCGGCCTCGGCAAGCCCCGGACCTGA
- a CDS encoding alpha/beta fold hydrolase, whose amino-acid sequence MDAITPRPFTYRSRDGLELYGQEWLPSGPVSGRPVACLPGVTRNSRDFADLAGFLAGRGRRVVAFDFRGRGRSAHAAVETYTPLAEADDVGLGLDHLGIPEAALIGTSRGGLVIMTLAMTRPALLGAVVLNDIGPVIDKAGLARIAGYIGKPLPRSWPAAIADLKAGQGALFPALDDAGWERYARQIYRDEGGVPVIDYDPALEEAFKAFDPNAPLPDLWPAFDAMAKREPVPVPMMVVHGALSDILAATTVAEMQARHPALVTCTVADEGHAPLLWDAATQERIAAFLDGAERA is encoded by the coding sequence ATGGACGCCATCACCCCCCGCCCCTTCACCTACCGGAGTCGCGATGGGCTGGAACTCTACGGCCAGGAGTGGCTGCCGTCCGGGCCGGTCTCGGGCCGGCCGGTCGCCTGCCTGCCGGGCGTGACGCGCAACAGCCGGGACTTCGCGGACCTCGCCGGCTTTCTCGCCGGCCGCGGGCGGCGCGTTGTCGCGTTCGACTTCCGCGGACGGGGTCGTTCGGCACACGCGGCGGTCGAGACCTACACGCCGCTGGCGGAGGCGGACGATGTCGGACTCGGGCTCGACCATCTCGGCATCCCAGAGGCGGCTCTGATCGGCACGTCCCGCGGCGGCCTCGTCATCATGACGCTGGCGATGACGCGGCCGGCGCTGCTCGGCGCGGTCGTGCTCAACGATATCGGGCCGGTGATCGACAAGGCCGGGCTCGCCCGTATCGCCGGCTATATCGGCAAGCCGCTGCCGCGCTCATGGCCGGCGGCCATCGCGGACCTGAAGGCGGGACAGGGCGCGCTGTTTCCGGCGCTCGACGATGCCGGATGGGAGCGTTACGCCCGCCAGATCTACCGCGACGAAGGCGGCGTTCCGGTGATCGACTACGATCCGGCGCTGGAAGAGGCTTTCAAGGCGTTCGATCCGAACGCGCCGCTGCCCGATCTGTGGCCGGCGTTCGATGCCATGGCGAAGCGTGAGCCGGTTCCGGTTCCGATGATGGTCGTCCATGGGGCGCTTTCGGACATCCTCGCGGCCACGACCGTTGCCGAGATGCAGGCGCGCCATCCGGCCCTCGTCACCTGCACCGTCGCGGACGAGGGCCATGCGCCGCTGCTTTGGGACGCCGCGACGCAGGAGCGGATCGCGGCATTCCTCGACGGCGCCGAGCGGGCCTGA
- a CDS encoding TetR/AcrR family transcriptional regulator — translation MSSDVSETVEGACAKARVGRPPVLAEQERRQLILEAAETVFFRAGYGEATMEEIARVACMSKKSIYALYPDKRTLFACLVNDIGCFSERAARSLPPAPSAIEELRTRLLTLAEFSLSPRLIKMKRLVISEAPKSPELADEFHNRVIRRGSAYIAESVVRLADERGQPIAHDEMKVARFLIGAALSDLHISLLFGEPCDVSYEAVVHKIDMTLDIAVRGLFA, via the coding sequence ATGTCAAGCGACGTTTCAGAGACGGTCGAAGGCGCCTGCGCGAAGGCGCGGGTCGGTCGTCCGCCCGTTCTGGCGGAGCAGGAACGGCGGCAGCTCATCCTCGAAGCGGCGGAGACGGTGTTCTTCCGGGCGGGCTACGGCGAGGCGACGATGGAAGAAATCGCGCGCGTCGCCTGCATGTCGAAGAAGAGCATCTATGCGCTCTATCCGGACAAGCGGACCCTGTTCGCCTGCCTCGTGAACGATATCGGCTGCTTTTCGGAACGGGCGGCCAGATCGTTGCCGCCTGCGCCGTCGGCGATCGAGGAATTGCGGACGCGCTTGCTGACGCTGGCGGAATTTTCGCTGTCGCCGCGCCTGATCAAGATGAAGCGGCTTGTTATCTCCGAGGCCCCCAAGTCTCCGGAACTCGCGGACGAATTCCACAATCGGGTCATCAGGAGGGGCTCGGCCTACATCGCCGAGAGTGTCGTGCGCCTCGCCGACGAACGCGGCCAGCCGATCGCCCACGACGAGATGAAGGTCGCCCGGTTCCTGATCGGTGCGGCGCTCTCCGACCTCCACATCTCCCTGCTGTTCGGCGAGCCCTGCGACGTGTCCTACGAGGCGGTCGTCCACAAGATCGACATGACACTGGACATCGCCGTTCGTGGCCTGTTCGCCTGA
- a CDS encoding alpha-2-macroglobulin family protein, whose amino-acid sequence MSWSRRAMAAITIAVGLVAALAGASPATAQSAKATADGPRRIQSLPPGMDLPGFDYQVLRNVPQAACEEACLGDAACKAFTFNTRSNWCFLKTDSGTPRPYRDAASGRVIGSVAATPASAPLPLPNLDFVPDDVPADADSFRAEINAAARLQRDTETVGAGLAAAILNGGANGWLSLSDQLLSEQTDDYGRKQALRADGLSAAFLGLKLATDKGQQARALALMSRAFEADSRWRPAIDSLKAALALAPKDAAIKAHYEELRADYGFRILDYSVNTDTASPRMCVQFSEALPKGRVDFSKYVAVAGMTNPAVTTTAQELCIDGLEHGERYEVTIRAGLPSTVGETLTSPASYTIYVRDRKPTARFPTSAYVLPRTGAVGVPLISVNTDMVMLDLLRVGDRGLARSIAGGDFRRQLSPYDIETLADTTGAKVWSGEMKVERQLNKEVTTAFPVDEAVKKLDPGVYVLVARPREIPSENWDQRATQWFIVSDLGIASISAADGVHAFVRSLGTAKPIAGVDVRLVARNDEVLGTAKTDAAGHAVFAPGLGRGTGGMAPAVLVATAADGDYGFLDLSAPGFDLTDRGVAGRPAPGPLDAFLYTERGVYRAGETVHLTALLRDGASKAASGVPLTISVTRPDGVIYRKVQADDEGLGGRSLDIDLIPSAMRGTWRAEAFSDPKAAAIGAVTFLVEDFVPERMKVDLKTDATAIAAGKPATIAVAADFLYGAPASNLAVEGEIAVKPSEDGVAGFPGYRFGLADDDFTPVRRPLFDLGRTDAAGKATVTASLPTLDPTTKPLMAEIAVRVREPGGRAVERTVTLPVAPPGPRIGVKPLFSGDQVGEGATAGFEVAAVGPDGARTALQGASWQLLKVRREFQWFNRDGNWDYFTTTSTERVAEGKLDLTASDVGRISAPVDWGTFRLEISVPNVPTAATSYEFAAGWVTVGATAETPDVLEIGLDKPGYKPGDTARLNIAPRFAGTALIAVIGDGVRELRAVDVPAGGTTIPLKVGNDWTPGTYVTAMLYRPMDVAAKRMPSRAIGLNWLSIDRSIGSLTVTLGTPAEMRPRGPLKVPVTVAGLKPGEEAYVTLAAVDVGILNLTRYQAPDAAGFFLGQRRLGAEIRDLYGALIDSLGATRGTIRTGGDESGAFAPTDVPTQELVANFAGPIKVDASGHAEASFAIPAFNGTVRVMAVAWSASKVGNASADVVVRDPVVVTGSLPRVMAPSDESRMRLDFDNVSGPAGDYRLTVTATGPAGLGKVPQTVRLDAGGKASLDVPLTTNGVGIATVAVELAAPDGEAFAQAFRLNVRPAAPPVMRRSFEVLAKNGGELSFGEDYLAGLVPETASLSVSVSAGVGLDVAGLLGMLDRYPYGCAEQTTSTALPLLYFDQVAAGIGMGGKDDIHKRVEAAIARLMQFQSSSGSFGLWGPGSGDLWLNAYVSDFLTRARAAGYTVPEGAFTLALDRLQNDVSYNANFSNGGGGGLAYALYVLARNGRASIGDLRYFADDRIGDFGSGLSQAQIAAGLALYGDDSRAKATFKTAAATLASDSMGGEQASWSDYGTPVRNAAAALTLVAEAGIDSSAIPGLDDTLMASRSGGETPSTQEAAWMLLAANALGAGNKALKIDVDGARETGAVFRRLEGYQLTGAPLVLRNAGTDAAAVALTVSGVPLEPEPAAASGLSIERDYYRLDGTPADPASVRQNERFVVVLTVRSDEPQEQTNLMIADLLPGGFEVENPELVSSADLAAFPWLPQDSPAHTEFRDDRFVAAFEPGTDLARGVTVAYMVRAVTPGRFAHPAALAEDMYRPELFARTAPGQVVVKAAQ is encoded by the coding sequence ATGAGCTGGTCGCGTCGCGCAATGGCGGCAATCACGATTGCCGTCGGTCTTGTCGCCGCTCTCGCCGGGGCCTCGCCCGCCACGGCGCAATCCGCGAAAGCCACGGCCGACGGCCCACGGCGCATCCAGTCGCTCCCGCCGGGAATGGACCTGCCAGGCTTCGATTATCAGGTGCTGCGCAACGTGCCGCAGGCGGCGTGCGAGGAGGCCTGCCTCGGCGATGCCGCCTGCAAGGCCTTCACCTTCAACACCCGCTCGAACTGGTGCTTCCTGAAGACCGATTCCGGCACGCCCCGCCCCTATCGCGATGCCGCGTCCGGACGCGTGATCGGCAGCGTCGCCGCGACGCCGGCCTCCGCGCCGCTTCCTCTGCCGAATCTCGATTTTGTTCCCGACGACGTGCCGGCCGACGCGGATTCGTTCCGGGCGGAGATCAACGCGGCTGCCCGTCTGCAGCGCGATACCGAGACGGTCGGCGCCGGCCTCGCCGCCGCGATCCTCAACGGTGGCGCGAATGGCTGGCTGTCGCTGTCCGATCAGTTGCTCTCGGAACAGACCGACGATTACGGCCGCAAGCAGGCACTGCGAGCAGACGGGCTGTCGGCCGCCTTCCTCGGCCTGAAGCTCGCGACCGACAAGGGCCAGCAGGCCCGTGCGCTGGCGCTGATGTCGCGGGCGTTCGAGGCGGATTCGCGCTGGCGTCCCGCCATCGACAGCCTGAAGGCCGCGCTCGCACTCGCGCCGAAGGATGCCGCGATCAAGGCCCACTACGAGGAACTGCGCGCCGACTATGGCTTCCGCATTCTCGACTATTCGGTCAACACGGACACCGCGAGCCCGCGGATGTGCGTGCAGTTTTCCGAGGCGCTGCCCAAGGGCCGGGTCGACTTCTCGAAATATGTCGCGGTCGCCGGCATGACCAATCCGGCGGTGACGACCACCGCTCAGGAGCTGTGCATCGACGGGCTGGAGCACGGCGAGCGCTATGAGGTGACGATCCGCGCGGGCCTGCCGTCCACCGTCGGCGAGACGCTGACGAGTCCGGCGAGCTACACGATCTATGTGCGGGACCGGAAGCCCACCGCCCGGTTCCCGACTTCGGCCTATGTGCTGCCGCGCACCGGCGCGGTCGGCGTGCCCCTGATCAGCGTCAACACCGATATGGTGATGCTGGATCTGCTGCGCGTCGGCGACCGCGGCCTTGCGCGCTCCATCGCCGGCGGCGACTTCCGCCGCCAGCTCTCGCCGTACGACATCGAGACGCTGGCCGACACCACCGGCGCCAAGGTCTGGTCCGGCGAGATGAAGGTGGAGCGGCAGCTCAACAAGGAAGTCACGACCGCGTTCCCCGTCGACGAGGCCGTGAAGAAGCTCGATCCGGGCGTCTATGTGCTGGTCGCCCGCCCGCGCGAGATCCCGAGCGAGAACTGGGATCAGCGCGCGACCCAGTGGTTCATCGTCTCCGATCTCGGCATCGCCTCGATCAGCGCGGCCGACGGGGTTCATGCGTTCGTGCGCTCGCTCGGCACGGCGAAGCCGATCGCCGGCGTCGACGTGCGTCTGGTCGCCCGCAACGACGAGGTGCTGGGCACCGCGAAGACCGATGCCGCGGGGCACGCGGTGTTCGCGCCGGGGCTCGGCCGCGGAACCGGCGGCATGGCGCCGGCCGTGCTGGTGGCGACCGCGGCCGACGGCGATTACGGCTTCCTCGATCTCTCCGCGCCCGGGTTCGATCTGACCGACCGCGGCGTGGCCGGACGCCCGGCGCCCGGGCCGCTCGATGCGTTCCTCTATACCGAGCGCGGCGTCTACCGCGCCGGCGAGACGGTGCACCTGACGGCGCTGCTGCGCGACGGCGCGTCGAAGGCGGCGTCCGGCGTGCCGCTCACCATCTCCGTCACCCGGCCCGACGGCGTGATCTATCGCAAGGTGCAGGCCGACGACGAAGGCCTCGGCGGGCGAAGCCTCGATATCGACCTCATCCCCTCGGCGATGCGCGGCACGTGGCGGGCGGAGGCGTTCTCCGATCCGAAGGCGGCGGCCATCGGTGCCGTCACCTTCCTCGTCGAGGACTTCGTCCCCGAGCGGATGAAGGTCGACCTGAAGACGGATGCGACCGCGATCGCGGCCGGCAAGCCGGCGACGATCGCCGTCGCCGCGGACTTCCTCTACGGCGCGCCGGCGTCGAACCTCGCGGTGGAGGGCGAGATCGCGGTCAAGCCGTCCGAGGATGGCGTGGCCGGCTTCCCGGGCTACCGTTTCGGCCTCGCCGACGACGACTTCACCCCGGTCCGCCGCCCGCTGTTCGACCTCGGCCGCACCGACGCGGCCGGCAAGGCGACGGTGACCGCGAGCCTTCCCACGCTCGATCCGACCACGAAGCCGCTCATGGCCGAGATCGCGGTCCGGGTGCGCGAGCCGGGTGGGCGCGCGGTGGAGCGGACCGTGACGTTGCCGGTCGCCCCTCCCGGGCCGCGGATCGGCGTCAAGCCGCTGTTCTCCGGCGACCAGGTCGGCGAAGGCGCGACCGCGGGCTTCGAGGTGGCGGCGGTCGGGCCAGACGGCGCCCGCACGGCCCTTCAGGGCGCAAGCTGGCAGCTTCTCAAGGTCCGTCGCGAATTCCAGTGGTTCAACCGCGACGGCAACTGGGACTATTTCACCACGACCTCCACCGAGCGCGTGGCGGAGGGCAAGCTCGACCTGACGGCGAGCGATGTCGGCCGCATCTCGGCCCCGGTCGACTGGGGAACGTTCCGGCTGGAGATTTCGGTGCCGAACGTGCCGACGGCGGCGACGTCCTATGAGTTCGCCGCCGGCTGGGTGACGGTTGGTGCGACCGCCGAGACGCCGGACGTCCTCGAAATCGGCCTCGACAAGCCCGGCTACAAGCCGGGCGATACCGCCCGCCTCAACATCGCGCCCCGGTTCGCGGGCACCGCGCTCATCGCCGTCATCGGTGACGGCGTGCGCGAGCTGCGCGCGGTGGACGTTCCCGCGGGCGGCACGACGATCCCCCTCAAGGTCGGCAACGACTGGACGCCGGGGACCTACGTGACGGCGATGCTCTACCGCCCGATGGATGTCGCGGCGAAGCGGATGCCGTCGCGGGCCATCGGCCTCAACTGGCTGTCCATCGACCGGTCCATCGGCTCGCTCACTGTCACCCTCGGAACGCCGGCCGAGATGCGCCCGCGCGGGCCGCTCAAGGTGCCGGTCACCGTCGCGGGCCTCAAGCCCGGCGAGGAGGCCTATGTCACCCTGGCCGCCGTCGATGTCGGCATCCTCAACCTCACCCGCTACCAGGCGCCGGATGCCGCCGGCTTCTTCCTTGGCCAGCGCCGTCTCGGCGCGGAGATCCGCGACCTCTATGGCGCACTGATCGACAGCCTCGGCGCGACCCGCGGCACCATCCGCACGGGCGGCGACGAGAGCGGGGCGTTCGCGCCGACCGACGTGCCCACCCAGGAACTCGTCGCGAACTTCGCCGGCCCGATCAAGGTCGATGCCAGCGGCCACGCCGAGGCGAGCTTCGCCATTCCCGCCTTCAACGGCACCGTGCGCGTGATGGCGGTGGCCTGGTCGGCATCGAAGGTCGGCAACGCCAGCGCCGATGTCGTGGTCCGCGACCCCGTGGTCGTCACCGGATCGCTGCCGAGGGTGATGGCGCCCAGCGACGAGAGCCGGATGCGGCTCGATTTCGACAATGTCTCCGGGCCTGCCGGCGACTACCGCCTGACCGTGACGGCAACCGGTCCCGCCGGTCTCGGCAAGGTTCCGCAGACCGTTCGTCTCGACGCCGGCGGCAAGGCCTCTCTCGACGTGCCGCTGACGACCAACGGCGTCGGCATCGCCACCGTCGCGGTGGAACTCGCCGCTCCCGACGGCGAGGCCTTCGCCCAGGCGTTCCGTCTCAACGTCCGTCCCGCTGCTCCGCCGGTGATGCGCCGGTCCTTCGAGGTGCTTGCGAAGAACGGCGGCGAACTGTCGTTCGGTGAAGACTATCTCGCCGGCCTGGTGCCGGAGACGGCCTCGCTTTCCGTCAGCGTGTCGGCGGGCGTCGGGCTCGACGTCGCCGGCCTTCTCGGGATGCTCGACCGCTACCCCTATGGCTGCGCCGAGCAGACCACCAGCACCGCGCTGCCGCTGCTTTATTTCGATCAGGTCGCGGCCGGCATCGGCATGGGCGGCAAGGACGACATCCACAAGCGCGTCGAGGCGGCCATCGCGCGGCTGATGCAGTTCCAGAGCTCCTCCGGCTCGTTCGGCCTGTGGGGCCCGGGAAGCGGCGATCTCTGGCTGAACGCCTATGTCTCCGACTTCCTGACCCGCGCGCGGGCCGCCGGTTACACCGTGCCGGAAGGCGCGTTCACGCTGGCGCTCGACCGGCTGCAGAACGACGTGTCCTACAACGCCAACTTCAGCAATGGCGGCGGCGGCGGCCTCGCCTACGCGCTTTACGTGCTCGCCCGCAACGGCCGGGCCTCGATCGGCGACCTGCGTTATTTCGCCGACGACCGGATCGGCGATTTCGGCTCGGGCCTGTCCCAGGCGCAGATCGCCGCCGGTCTCGCCCTCTATGGCGACGACAGCCGCGCCAAGGCGACGTTCAAGACGGCGGCCGCGACCCTCGCCTCCGACAGCATGGGCGGGGAACAGGCGTCCTGGAGCGACTACGGCACGCCGGTGCGCAACGCCGCGGCAGCGCTGACGCTGGTGGCGGAGGCGGGGATCGATTCGTCCGCCATTCCCGGGCTCGACGACACCCTGATGGCCTCCCGCTCCGGCGGCGAGACGCCCTCCACCCAGGAGGCGGCGTGGATGCTGCTGGCGGCGAACGCTCTCGGCGCCGGCAACAAGGCGCTGAAGATCGACGTCGACGGCGCGCGCGAGACCGGCGCGGTATTCCGCCGGCTGGAAGGCTACCAGCTCACCGGCGCGCCTCTCGTGCTGCGCAATGCCGGCACCGACGCCGCGGCGGTCGCCCTCACCGTCTCCGGCGTTCCGCTGGAACCGGAGCCGGCGGCAGCGTCCGGCCTCTCCATCGAGCGCGACTACTATCGTCTCGATGGAACCCCGGCGGACCCTGCCTCCGTCCGCCAGAACGAGCGGTTCGTCGTTGTCCTGACGGTCCGCTCGGACGAGCCGCAGGAGCAGACGAACCTGATGATCGCCGACCTGTTGCCCGGCGGCTTCGAGGTGGAGAATCCGGAACTCGTCTCCAGCGCGGATCTGGCGGCGTTCCCGTGGCTACCGCAGGACTCGCCCGCCCACACGGAGTTCCGCGACGACCGCTTCGTCGCGGCGTTCGAGCCCGGAACGGATCTCGCGCGCGGCGTCACCGTGGCCTACATGGTGCGTGCCGTCACGCCCGGCCGGTTCGCTCACCCGGCGGCGCTCGCCGAGGACATGTACCGTCCGGAGCTGTTCGCCCGCACGGCCCCCGGGCAGGTCGTGGTGAAGGCCGCTCAATGA
- the pbpC gene encoding penicillin-binding protein 1C encodes MSGDAPETREASSGPEPSRKGPFWRPLRGGIRRLRLVGAVLVGLSVVAVAGAASLLWLDRAYPPRLSPADPPSTIVVANDGQLLRAFTTREGRWRLPVALVDIDPLYLKMLVAYEDRRFREHAGIDLLAVLRASGQMAAAGHVVSGASTLTMQTARLVEGRPERTLARKLDEMARAVQLERRLSKDEILALYLSLAPFGGNIEGVRAASLAYFGREPNRLTPAQAALLVALPQSPETRRPDRFPKVARAARDRVLDRMVSLSVIPPEIAAEAKTEAVPEARIAFPRLAPHAAEAALAAHPERAVHRLTLDRDLQASLESLVAARVPLFGPRVSGAAVVVENATGRILAEVGSAGYLDDGRAGHVDMTSALRSPGSALKPFIYGLAFEAGIAHPETLVEDRPTAFGNYNPKNFDDGFQGTVTARQALQMSLNVPAVALLEAVGPARLAARLADVGVDLKLPRGEAPNLAVGLGGVGIRLIDLAALYAGLADRGVVPELVIDADAPPPPEAGLPRRLLSPVAAWYVADVLSGTPPPDNGRAGRIAFKTGTSYGYRDAWAIGFDGRHTVAVWVGRPDGAAVPGLVARSSAAPILFEAFARLSERRAPLPGAPADALLATTATLPPPLRGFGAAAETPAVLASARRTLRIAYPPDGARVVLDDLGGRRQQLAWSVEGTSSPLTLFLDGRPISVPTHSRTGSIDVPARGFVRLTAVDAGGAADSVTVFVE; translated from the coding sequence ATGAGCGGCGACGCGCCAGAGACGCGTGAAGCCTCTTCCGGTCCCGAGCCGAGCCGGAAGGGCCCGTTCTGGCGCCCGCTTCGCGGCGGCATCCGGCGGCTGCGTCTCGTCGGCGCGGTGCTCGTCGGCTTGTCCGTCGTCGCGGTCGCGGGTGCGGCAAGCCTGTTATGGCTCGATCGGGCCTATCCGCCGCGGCTGTCGCCGGCCGATCCGCCCTCCACCATCGTGGTCGCGAACGACGGGCAGCTGCTGCGGGCCTTCACCACCCGGGAAGGCCGCTGGCGGCTGCCGGTTGCGCTCGTCGATATCGATCCGCTCTATCTGAAGATGCTGGTCGCCTACGAGGACCGGCGCTTCCGCGAGCACGCCGGCATTGATCTACTCGCCGTGCTGCGGGCAAGCGGACAGATGGCGGCGGCCGGCCATGTCGTTTCCGGGGCGTCGACGCTGACGATGCAGACCGCCCGCCTTGTCGAAGGCCGGCCGGAGCGGACGCTTGCCCGCAAGCTCGACGAGATGGCGCGCGCGGTGCAACTCGAACGCCGCCTCTCCAAGGACGAGATCCTGGCGCTCTACCTGTCGCTTGCGCCGTTCGGCGGCAATATCGAGGGCGTTCGCGCCGCCTCGCTCGCCTATTTCGGCCGCGAGCCGAACCGGCTGACGCCGGCGCAGGCCGCCCTTCTCGTTGCCCTGCCGCAATCGCCCGAAACGCGCCGACCGGACCGCTTCCCGAAGGTTGCCCGCGCCGCGCGCGACCGTGTGCTCGACCGCATGGTCTCGCTCTCCGTCATCCCGCCGGAGATCGCCGCGGAGGCCAAGACGGAAGCCGTGCCCGAGGCCCGCATCGCCTTCCCGAGGCTCGCCCCCCATGCGGCGGAAGCCGCACTGGCCGCTCACCCCGAGCGCGCGGTGCATCGCCTGACGCTCGACCGCGACCTCCAGGCGAGCCTGGAAAGCCTCGTCGCCGCGCGCGTCCCGCTGTTCGGCCCGCGCGTCTCCGGTGCGGCGGTGGTGGTAGAGAACGCGACGGGCCGCATCCTCGCCGAGGTCGGCTCGGCCGGCTATCTCGACGACGGTCGCGCCGGTCACGTCGACATGACGTCGGCGTTGCGCTCGCCGGGGTCGGCGCTGAAGCCGTTCATTTACGGCCTCGCCTTCGAGGCCGGTATCGCTCATCCTGAGACATTGGTCGAAGATCGACCGACAGCATTCGGAAACTACAATCCGAAGAACTTCGACGACGGCTTCCAGGGCACGGTGACCGCGCGCCAGGCGCTGCAGATGTCGCTGAATGTGCCGGCTGTGGCGCTCCTGGAAGCGGTCGGGCCGGCGCGGCTCGCCGCGCGCCTCGCCGATGTCGGCGTCGACCTGAAGCTCCCGCGCGGAGAGGCCCCGAACCTGGCGGTGGGGCTCGGTGGCGTCGGCATCCGGCTGATCGACCTTGCCGCGCTTTATGCCGGGCTTGCCGACCGCGGCGTCGTGCCCGAACTGGTGATCGACGCCGATGCGCCCCCGCCGCCGGAAGCCGGCCTGCCGCGCCGTCTGCTCAGCCCCGTCGCGGCGTGGTACGTGGCCGACGTGCTCTCCGGCACGCCGCCGCCCGACAATGGCCGCGCCGGCCGCATCGCCTTCAAGACCGGCACCTCCTACGGCTATCGCGACGCCTGGGCGATCGGCTTCGACGGACGTCACACGGTGGCGGTCTGGGTTGGCCGGCCGGACGGTGCGGCGGTGCCGGGCCTTGTCGCGCGCAGTTCCGCGGCCCCCATTCTGTTCGAGGCCTTTGCGCGGCTGTCGGAGCGCCGCGCGCCCTTGCCCGGCGCACCGGCGGACGCGCTTCTCGCGACCACCGCCACGCTGCCGCCGCCGCTGCGCGGCTTCGGCGCGGCTGCGGAAACCCCTGCGGTGCTCGCGTCCGCCCGCAGGACGCTGCGCATCGCCTATCCGCCGGACGGCGCGCGGGTGGTGCTCGACGATCTCGGCGGACGGCGCCAGCAGCTCGCGTGGTCGGTCGAGGGGACCTCGTCGCCGCTCACCCTTTTCCTCGACGGTCGCCCCATATCCGTGCCCACGCACAGCCGCACGGGAAGCATCGACGTGCCGGCGCGCGGCTTCGTGCGCCTGACGGCGGTCGATGCCGGTGGCGCAGCAGACAGCGTCACCGTGTTCGTCGAATGA
- a CDS encoding SDR family NAD(P)-dependent oxidoreductase has translation MAGRRGEGPVAIVTGGASGIGLATVRRLIDDGWRVAVFDGDEDLIDDSLDAMADAGERLIGEPIDISDDFAVSQAIERIADEWGDIYGLVNATSLSLDENFEDLEVATFRQVLEVDVVGAFAVSQAASAHMVEGSSIVNVASAAAFRGSIGQVAAAAAHGAITALTRSMAVALAPVGIRVNAVAPGPVESPLVARTHGASMRSAWLAHLPQRRYGLPDEIAGPIAFLLSEEASFITGEVLAVDGGFAAGGLLRTVPLGGR, from the coding sequence ATGGCAGGCCGACGCGGTGAAGGCCCGGTTGCGATCGTGACCGGCGGGGCGAGCGGTATAGGCCTTGCCACCGTGCGGCGGCTGATCGACGATGGCTGGCGCGTCGCCGTTTTCGACGGGGACGAGGACCTGATCGACGACTCGCTCGACGCCATGGCCGACGCCGGTGAACGCCTGATCGGCGAGCCGATCGACATCTCCGACGACTTCGCGGTGTCGCAGGCGATCGAGCGCATCGCCGACGAGTGGGGCGACATCTATGGCCTCGTCAACGCGACGAGCCTGTCGCTCGACGAGAATTTCGAGGATCTGGAGGTCGCCACGTTCCGCCAGGTGCTGGAGGTGGACGTGGTCGGGGCCTTCGCCGTCTCGCAGGCGGCCTCGGCGCATATGGTGGAAGGGTCATCCATCGTGAACGTCGCCTCGGCGGCGGCATTTCGCGGCTCCATCGGCCAGGTCGCCGCCGCCGCCGCGCACGGAGCGATCACGGCCCTCACCCGCTCGATGGCGGTCGCGCTCGCCCCGGTCGGCATCCGCGTCAACGCGGTCGCACCGGGCCCCGTCGAAAGCCCGCTCGTCGCCCGCACTCACGGCGCGTCGATGCGCTCCGCATGGCTCGCCCACCTGCCCCAGCGCCGCTATGGCCTGCCGGACGAGATCGCGGGGCCGATCGCCTTCCTGCTGTCGGAGGAAGCGAGCTTCATCACCGGCGAGGTGCTCGCGGTCGACGGCGGTTTTGCGGCCGGCGGGCTGCTGCGCACGGTGCCTCTCGGCGGGCGTTGA